In Actinomyces marmotae, the DNA window CCGACGGCCCCCGGAGCGCCTGCTCCCCTGTGGGACGATGGCGCCATGCCCACCGTCACCGCGCCCCAGGCCCCCGCGCTCAACGCGATGCTCGACGCCCTCATCCCAGCCGATGACCCGCAGCGCGTGCCCGAGCCGGAGGAGACCTACCTCGCCTTCACCGAGTGGGCCGAGTCCACGGGCCGCCCTCTCTACCCCCATCAGGACCAGGCGCTGAGCGAGATTCTCCAGGGACGTCATGTCATCGCCGCAACCCCCACGGGCTCGGGCAAGTCGATGATCGCGCTCGCGGCGCACACGGCCTCGCTGGCGCGCGGCGGGCGCTCCTACTACACCGCGCCCCTCAAGGCCCTGGTGAGTGAGAAGTTCTTCGAGCTCGTGCGGCTCTTCGGCGCGGACAACGTCGGCATGGTCACCGGGGACACCTCGATCAACGCCGCCGCCCCCATCATCTGCTGCACGGCGGAGATCCTGGCCAACCAGTCCCTGCGCGAGGGCGAGGAGCTGGACGCGGACTGCGTCGTGATGGACGAGTTCCACTACTACGCCGACCCGCAGCGCGGCTGGGCCTGGCAGGTGCCGCTCTTAGAGCTCCCCCAGGCCCAGATGGTGCTGCTCTCGGCCACCCTGGGGGACGTGTCCTACTTCGTGGAGGACATGGAGGCGCGCACGGGCAGGGAGGTCGCCGTCGTCGACGACGCCGCGCGGCCGGTCCCGCTGGAGCTGGAGTACTCGGTGGAGTCCATCGAGGAGCTCCTCACCCGCCTGGTGGGCCAGGACAAGGCCCCCGTGTACGTCGTCCACTTCTCCCAGAAGGAGGCCATTGAGCGCGCGACCTCCCTGCTGAGCGTGGACCTGGGCCTAACCAGGGCGCGCAAGGCGGAGGTGGTCGGGGCGATCGGCGATTTCCGCTTCGGCCCGGGCTTCGGGGCGACCCTGTCCAAGCTGTTGCGAGCGGGCATCGGCGTCCACCACGCGGGGATGCTCCCGCGTTACCGCAGGCTCGTGGAGCGGCTCGCCCGCGCCGGCCTGCTCAGCGTCATCTCGGGCACGGACACCCTGGGGGTGGGCATCAACGTGCCGATCCGCTCGGTGGTCATGACCTCCCTGGTGAAGTTCGACGGCGCGAGGGAGCGCCACCTGACGGCTCGCGAGTTCCACCAGGTGGCGGGCCGCGCCGGGCGGGCCGGATTCGACACGCGCGGCTACGTGACGGTTCAGGCCCCCGAGCACGTCATCCTCAACGCCAAGGCCCTGGCCAAGGCGGGCGACGACGAGCGCAAGCGCCGCAAGATCGTGCGGAAAAAGGCCCCCGAGGGGCGGGTCAACTGGACGGACAAGACCTTCGAGCGCCTGCGCGACGCCGCCCCGGAGACGCTCACGAGCCAGTTCCAGGTCACCACCACCATGATCCTGGGCCTCATGGAGCGCCCCGGGGACCCGGTGGCGCATATGGCCCGCCTCCTGGGGCGCGCGCAATCGAGCGCCGCCGAGCGGCGGGCCCATACGCGCCGCGCGCTGGACATCTACCGCTCGCTGCGCACGGCGGGCGTGGTGGAGCACGTGCCGAGCGCCGTGGCCGCCGCGGATGGGCGCCCCCGCCTGCGCCTGGCGGTGGACCTTCCGGGGGACTTCGCCCTCAACCAGCCGCTCGCGCCCTTCGCCCTCGCCGCCATGGACCTGCTGAACCCCGAGTCGCCGGAGCACGCGCTGGATGTGGTCAGCCTCGTCGAGGCGACCCTGGACGATCCCCGGCCCCTCCTGTACGCCCAGCAGAGGGCGGCCCGCGGCGAGGCGATCGCGGCGATGAAGGCCGAGGGGCTGGACTATGAGGAGCGGATGGCCGCCGTCGAGGAGATCACCTGGCCCCAGCCGCTGGCCGAGCTCCTGGCCCCCGCCTTGGAGATGTACAAGCGGGCCAACCCATGGACCACCGAGCACGAGTTGCGCCCGAAGTCGGTGGTGCGCGAGATGGTGGAGAACGCGATGACCTTCTCCGACCTCGTCTCCCGCTACGAGCTCGGGCGCAGTGAGGGCGTCCTCCTACGCTACCTCACCGATGCCTACCGGGCGCTGCGGCAGGTGGTTCCCGAGGAGCACCGCACGGAGCAGGTCGAGGAGGTCGTCGACTGGCTCGGCGGCCTCGTGCGGGCCGTCGACTCCTCCCTGCTCGACGAGTGGGAGGCCCTGGGGGCCGCCGAGCGCGGCGAGCCGCTGAGCACGGGAGCCGTTCCCGGGGACCGGGCCGGGGCCGACGACTCGACCGGCGTGGAGCGGGCATTCGGCGCCGATGCCGATGGGCGGGTCGCCCTGACCCGCAACCTCCACTCCTTCCGGGTGGCGGTGCGCCGCGAGATGTTCCGGCGCGTCGAGTTCATGGCGCGCGACGACGTCGAGGGCCTAGCGCGTTTGGACGCCGCGTCGGGCTGGGGCGAGGAGCGCTGGGATGAGGCGCTGGCGCGCTACTGGGACGAGTACGACTGGATCGGCTCCGACACCGCTGCGCGCGCCATCGCCCTGGCGCCGCTCGACGAGTCGCCCGACGCCCAGGCCTTGGCCGCGGCAGGGGTGTCCGAGCGCCTCGTCGACGTGATCGAGCGAACTGGCCGGCGCGTGTGGCTGGCGACTCAGATCATCGAGGATCCCGACGGCGACCATGACTGGAGGCTCACGGCCCTGGTGGACCTGGAGGCCTCTAACGAGGCCGAGCGCGCCGTCATCCGGCTGCTGAGCGTCGGCCCGCGGGGCTGACCCGGGCGGGGCGGCCTGGCCTGCCCTCAGCACCGCGGCTCGGGGCCAACCGCGGCGGTCGGCAGGCCGAACATCCGGGCGAGCACAGCCGTGTCGGCGGGCGTCGTCCGGCAGCAGCCGCCGATGAGCCGCGCGCCGGCCCGCGCCCATTGCCGGGCGTGTGCGGTGAAGCGCTGGTCGGGGGCGGCAGCGGTCCAAGTCTTCGTGCTCGGGTGGTAGATGTCCCCGGAATTGGGGTAGGCGACCAGGGGCTTGGCGGTCACGCCCCCGAGAACGCCCAGCGCGGGCATGACCGCGCCCGGCGCGACGCAGTTGACGCCGACGGCGGCCACGCCGGGCTCAGCATCGGCCCAGGCCCCGGCCTCGGCGAGCGGCGTGCCATCGGCCAGGCGCTCGCCGTCGTCCCCCGTCTGGAAGGAGACCCAGCACTCGGCGCCGGGGGCGATCCGGCCGACCTGCCGGACGATCCACTGGGCCTCATCGAGCCGGGGCTGGGTCTCGACGGCGAAGAGCCGGATTCCCTCCCCGGCCAGTGCCTCGATGCGCGGGACGTGGACGGCCTCGAAGTCGGGGGCGTGGAGGGCGTAGGCGCCGGTGTACTCCGAGCCATCGGCGAGATAGGCGCCGTAGGGCCCGAGGCTCCCGGCGACCAGCACCACCCGGTCAGGGCGCTCCCGGCGGGAGCGGGCGGCAGCCCTCAGGGCGATGCGGGCGCTGGAGGCGATGGCGCCCCGAGCCTCAGGCTCGCTCAGCCCTGAGCGCATGAGGGCGGGCAGGGCGGCCTGGTAGGAGTTGGTGGTGAGGACGCGCGCGCCCGCGCGCAAGTAGGAGTCGTGGACGGCCGCCACGGCCCGCGGCGCCGTCACGAGGGCAAGCGCGGACCACAGCTCCTGGGCGGTGGGGACGCCGCGCGCATCGAGCTCGGTACCCATCGCGCCGTCGAGGATGACGGGCCCCTCCCCCAGCGCTCGGGCCAGTGGCGCGGGCGCTGAGCCGTCATCGGCGCCCTCGACGGCGCCGCCACCGGGGCTGAGGGGGAGGGTCTGGGCGGGCTCCATGCCGGGAGCCTATTGCCCGCCCCCGCGAGACCGCGCCTAGTGGCCCGCTTCGCGAGATGCGCCGTCGCCGCCTCTGACCTGACCGATAGCGTCCCCGCCATGCCCAGCGACGACTCCTCCTCCAGCCGGCCTCTCGCCTCAGCGGATCGGACCTCCGCGGCCGGGCGCGTCGACGCCCTTGAGAGGCGCATGAACAAGCGGCACCTCATGATGATCAGCTTCGGCGGGGTCATCGGCACGGGCCTGTTCCTGTCCACCGGGTACACGATCAACCAGGCGGGGCCCTTCGGGACCATCTTGGCCTACGCGATCGGCGCCGTCATCGTGCACCTGGTGATGATGTGCCTGGGCGAGTTGAGCGTGGCCATGCCCTTCACCGGGGCGTTCCACCTCTACGCGCGCCGCTTCATCGGGCCGGCGACGGGCTTCGTGACGGCGGTGCTGTACTGGCTGACGTGGACGGTGGCGCTGGGCAGCGAGTTCACGGGGGCGGCCATCATCATGAACGGCTGGTTCCCGGGGGTGCCCGTGTGGGTGTGGGCGGCGCTGTTCATCGCGCTCATCCTCATGCTCAATATGCTCTCGGTGCGCGTCTTCGCCGAGGCGGAGACGCTGCTGTCGGGGGTGAAGGTCGTGGCGATCATCCTGTTCATCGTCCTGGGAACGGCGGCCGTGGTGGGCCTACTGCCCTACGACGGCGGCGGCCCGGGCGGCACGGGCGGCACGGGCGGCACGGGCGACGCGGCGCCACTGCTGTCGAACCTCACCGGCGATGGCCTGTTCCCCAATGGCCTCGGCGCGGTGTTCACCACGATCCTCGCGGTCAACTTCGCCTTCTCGGGCACTGAGCTCATCGGCATCACGGCGGGCGAGGTGAAGGACCCGGGCACCACGATCCCCCGCGCGATCCATGCCACCCTGGTCCGGCTGGTCGTGTTCTTCATCGGCTCCATCGTCGTCATCGCGGCGCTCATCCCATGGCAGGACGCGGGGGTGGAGGAGAGCCCCTTCGTCACCGTCCTGGACGGGATCGGGATCCCTGGGGCCGGGGACATCATGAACGTCGTCATCCTGACAGCGATCCTGTCGGCGGCGAACTCGGGGCTCTACGCCTCGACCCGGATGCTGTGGTCCCTGGCGAACGAGGGGACCCTGCCGAGGGCGCTGGCGCGCACGAACCGCTTCGGCGTGCCCGCCCTGGCGATGGGCCTGTCCATGATCGGCGGGCTAGCAGCGCTCCTGACCTCGGTGTACGCGGCGTCGACGGTCTACCTGGTACTGGTGTCGGTCTCGGGCCTCGCCGTGGTGCTCGTGTGGGTGGCGATCTCGGCCTCGCACCTGTCGTTCCGGCGCAGGTGGGTGGCCGAGGGGCGCAGCGCCGGGGAGCTGGCGTATCGGGCGCCGGGATACCCGTGGGTGCCGATCGCGGCCCTGGTGCTGACGACCGCGTCGTGCCTGCTCATCGTCTTCGACCCGGTTCAGCGCCCGGCCCTGGGGATCACGGCGGTCTTCCTGGTGGTGTGCTACGGGGGCTATTGGGCGGTGGCCCGCCGCGTCAGCCTCTGATCGGATCGGGGATCGGCGCGCCGCTCGGGCACGCGGCCCGGCGTCCTCACAGGAGGCCGCGCCCGGGCACGACCCGCTTGCCGAAAGGGAAGCAGGTGACGGGGATGAGTTTGATGTTGGCGATGGCCAGGGGGATCCCGATGATCGTGATGGCCTGGGCGAAGGCAGTGGTCACATGCCCGATGGCGAGCCACAGGCCGGCGACGAGGAACCAGATGACGTTGGACAGCCCGCTCATGACGCCGGCGCCCGGGCTGGGGACCACCTGGCGGCCGAAGGGCCACAGCACGTACCCGGCGATGCGGAAGCAGGCCACCCCGGCGGGGATGGTGATGATGAGGGCGCAGGCGATGATCCCCGCGACGATGTAGCCGAGGAAGAGCCACAGGCCGCCGCAGACGACCCAGATGATGTTGAGCAGCGCACGCATGGCACAGTCCTATCACACCGGACCCAGCCCCCGGGGCGCCGCGGGATCAAGTGGGTGACCAGGCCGCCAGGGCCGCCCGAATCATCAAGGCGCCGGCCTTGACGCGCATGAGGAGAGCGGGCCTCAAGCGGGCCTTACCCCGCCGGGTCACCAGAAGACGCGCTGGGCGATGGCGTCGGCGAAGTTGTTGAGGGCGTCGGGGGCCGAGCCCAGGTAGAGGCCGGCGTCGATAAGCGAGACCTCCATGAGGTAGAAGCCCCCCTGGCCGTCCTCGACGACGTCGACCCGGTTGAAAAGCAACTGGATGTCGCGCCCGGAGCGCTCCTTAATGTGCTGGTGGAGGGCCTTGCGCACGCGCTCACCCCACAGCCACTCCTGCTCGCTGGGCTCACGCGCCGTGACAATCTCCTCGTGGACCTCATCCGTGGAGCGGAAGGAGGGGTGCAGCATGGGGGCCTTCTCGACGGCGTGGGAGAGCACGCCGTTGAAGTAGACCAGGGAGAGCTCGCCCCTGCGGTCCACCTCCTCGAGGTAGCGCTGCACCATGACCGTGCGGCCCCGCGAGAGGTGGTGCATGGCGTCGTTGATGGCCTCCGAGCGCGATCCGGCGTCGATCGCCGTGTAGCGCCCCGTGCCGCGGCCGCCCGAGGAGATGGCCGGCTTGACCACGAAGTCGCCGAATGCCGGGAAGCGGCAGTGCACCTGGTGCTTGGACAGCCCCGCATCGGGCTCCAGCCACAGGGTCGGGATCATGGGCGCGCCGAACTCGCTGAGGCGGCGCAGGTAGTGCTTGTCCGCGTTCCAGGCGACGACGTCGGGGTGGTTGGCGAGGCGCGGCACGGAGCGCGTCCACCGCAGGAAGTCCTCGTAGCGGTCGCTCTTGGCGTAGTCGCGCACGGAGCGCAGGACCACCATGTCCGACTCGCTCCAGTCCACGCCCGGCTCATTCCACACGGCGACGCGCGGCTCGATGCCCCGCTCGCGCAGCGCGTCGGGCAGGGCGCGGTCGTCCTCATCGAGTCCCGGGAAGTCGGAAGAGGTCGCGAGGGTCACAATCGGCATGCTCACGGCACCACGGTACCGCGCGCGCGCCCTTAGGTCCCACCTCCCGGGCTGTGAGAACGAACAGGACGGCGAGCGATCCTCCCCACCCCGCTCCCAGCGCTCCCGCCACCGGCGCCGGCAGCGCGCCCCCAGGCGCGGCCAGCGCCCCCGCCACCGGCGCCATAATGCCGCCATGAGCGCCCCCGAGAAGACCGGCCCCAACCCCCTCCCCACCGATACCGCCTCCCCCGTCACCGCCCCGCCGTCGTCGGCCCCGCGCGGCCTCTACCCGGAGATCGAGCCCTACGCCACCGGCCTTCTCAACGTGGGCGACGGCCAGAGCGTCTACTACGAGGAGTGCGGCAACCCGGCGGGCATCCCGGCGGTCTTCGTCCACGGGGGCCCCGGCGGCGGCTGCGCGCCGGCGCACCGGCGCTGCTTCGATCCGGAGAGGTACCGGATCGTCCTGTTCGACCAGCGCGGCTGCGGGCGCTCCCTGCCCCACGCCTGGGAGCCGGAGGCGGACCTCACGGCAAACACCACCTGGCACCTCGTGGAGGACATGGAGCGCCTGCGCGCCCACCTGGGCATCGACTCCTGGCTCCTCTTCGGCGGGTCCTGGGGATCCACCCTGGCCCTGGCCTACGCCGTCACGCACCCCGAGCGGGCGGCCGCCCTCGTCCTGCGCGGCATCTTCACCCTGCGCCAGCGCGAACTCGACTGGTACTACGAGGCCGGCGGCGCGGATATGGTCTGGCCCGACGAGTGGGAGGCCTTCACCGCGGCGGCCGGCGACGGCGTGGGCCCCGGCGGGTACATCGAGCGCTACCACGAACTGCTGACCAGCCCGGATCCCGCCGTCCACGGCCCGGCGGCGATCGCCTGGACCACGTGGGAGGCGGCGACCTCCACGCTCCTGCGCGACCAGGGGCATATCGACGAGGTCCAGGACCCGGCCTTCGCCCTGACCTTCGCGCGCATCGAGAACCACTACTTCGTCAACCGCGGCTGGATGGATGACGGCGAGCTGCTCACCCGCGCCGGGGCGCTGGCCGACCACGGCATCCCCGGGGTGATCGTCCAGGGCCGCTACGACATGTGCTGCCCCATCGGCACCGCCTGGGCCCTCCACCGCGCTTGGCCGGAGGCCGAGATGCGCATCAGCCCCACCGCGGGGCACGCCTTCAACGAGCCCGAGACCCTCGACTCCCTCATCAGGGCGACTGATCGATTCGCCGTCGAACTCGCGGGACTCGCGGGGCCCATGGGACCCTCAGGGGCGACGGGGCCCGCGGCGAGAAGAGGCGCCACCGCCGCTGAGGCCTGAGGCGCCGCCGAGGCCTGAGGCGCCGCCGAGGCCTGAGGCGCCGCCGAGGCCTGAGATGTCAGGCACATCGAGGGTTTCAGGCCACTCCTGACTGGACTCGCGCCGCATCCCGGAGGTACAGTCTGTCCCTGTTGCCAAGCGCTCGCGCCTGGCGATCACGACAATCCAATGCCTCCTTAGCTCAGTTGGTTAGAGCACCTGACTCTTAATCAGGGTGTCCAGGGTTCGAGTCCCTGAGGGGGTACTGACGACTCCCGGCCCAGCCGGAAGCCGCTCACCAGAGCCTCCTTAGCTCAGTTGGTTAGAGCACCTGACTCTTAATCAGGGTGTCCAGGGTTCGAGTCCCTGAGGGGGTACTGACGACTCCCGGCCCAGCCGGAAGCCGTCGGCCACGCCAGTGGCCGATCACCGCTAGCTCAATTGGTAGAGCAGCTGACTCTTAATCAGCGGGTTCAAGGTTCGAGTCCTTGGCGGTGTACCACGTTTGGATCGGCGCGATGCCGCTGCGGGAATGAATCCCGAGCGCACGCCGCCGTGCCGCGAGCGCCCAGGCGCCCTCCCGTGTAGAGCCCTCCGGGAGCCCTGTGTCATTCGCGCCCACCGTGACCATCCGCCGGAGCGCGCCAGCGCCGCCGAGCAGGTTCCCTGCCGTCCCTGCCCGCGCCCGGCATTGAGGAGCCCTCGCAGAAGGGCTGAGATGAGAAGAAGGAGAAGAGAGATGACGGACATCATCAGCATCACCGCGTCCCGCGAGGACGCCGAGCGCGAGCTCGCCGCGGCCCGTACCGAGGTCGATTCCCTGGTCGCCACCGCGTCCCCGTCCCGCCTTGAGCGGGCCCTGGAGCGCCTGCAGGCCGCCGAGGAGGCCATGGACCTGGCCGCCTGAGGCCCTGGCCGCGCAGAAGGGCGACGCCCAGTTCGGATGAGGACAGGAGACAGATCATGAGCACCCTCGCCATCGGGGACACAGCCCCGGACTTCACGCTGCCTGATGCCTCCGGCGCCGAGGTCGGCCTCGCCGAACTGCGCCAGAGGGCCAGCGCCGGCGTCGTCGTCTACTTCTACCCCCGCGCCTCCACGCCGGGTTGTACCAAGGAGGCCTGCGACTTCCGCGACTCCCTGGGCGCCTGGAAGGCCGCGGGCTACGAGGTGGTCGGGATCTCCCCCGACTCCCCCGCCGCGCTGAAGCGCTTCACCGAGAAGC includes these proteins:
- the pip gene encoding prolyl aminopeptidase — protein: MSAPEKTGPNPLPTDTASPVTAPPSSAPRGLYPEIEPYATGLLNVGDGQSVYYEECGNPAGIPAVFVHGGPGGGCAPAHRRCFDPERYRIVLFDQRGCGRSLPHAWEPEADLTANTTWHLVEDMERLRAHLGIDSWLLFGGSWGSTLALAYAVTHPERAAALVLRGIFTLRQRELDWYYEAGGADMVWPDEWEAFTAAAGDGVGPGGYIERYHELLTSPDPAVHGPAAIAWTTWEAATSTLLRDQGHIDEVQDPAFALTFARIENHYFVNRGWMDDGELLTRAGALADHGIPGVIVQGRYDMCCPIGTAWALHRAWPEAEMRISPTAGHAFNEPETLDSLIRATDRFAVELAGLAGPMGPSGATGPAARRGATAAEA
- a CDS encoding YccF domain-containing protein; the protein is MRALLNIIWVVCGGLWLFLGYIVAGIIACALIITIPAGVACFRIAGYVLWPFGRQVVPSPGAGVMSGLSNVIWFLVAGLWLAIGHVTTAFAQAITIIGIPLAIANIKLIPVTCFPFGKRVVPGRGLL
- a CDS encoding DEAD/DEAH box helicase, which produces MPTVTAPQAPALNAMLDALIPADDPQRVPEPEETYLAFTEWAESTGRPLYPHQDQALSEILQGRHVIAATPTGSGKSMIALAAHTASLARGGRSYYTAPLKALVSEKFFELVRLFGADNVGMVTGDTSINAAAPIICCTAEILANQSLREGEELDADCVVMDEFHYYADPQRGWAWQVPLLELPQAQMVLLSATLGDVSYFVEDMEARTGREVAVVDDAARPVPLELEYSVESIEELLTRLVGQDKAPVYVVHFSQKEAIERATSLLSVDLGLTRARKAEVVGAIGDFRFGPGFGATLSKLLRAGIGVHHAGMLPRYRRLVERLARAGLLSVISGTDTLGVGINVPIRSVVMTSLVKFDGARERHLTAREFHQVAGRAGRAGFDTRGYVTVQAPEHVILNAKALAKAGDDERKRRKIVRKKAPEGRVNWTDKTFERLRDAAPETLTSQFQVTTTMILGLMERPGDPVAHMARLLGRAQSSAAERRAHTRRALDIYRSLRTAGVVEHVPSAVAAADGRPRLRLAVDLPGDFALNQPLAPFALAAMDLLNPESPEHALDVVSLVEATLDDPRPLLYAQQRAARGEAIAAMKAEGLDYEERMAAVEEITWPQPLAELLAPALEMYKRANPWTTEHELRPKSVVREMVENAMTFSDLVSRYELGRSEGVLLRYLTDAYRALRQVVPEEHRTEQVEEVVDWLGGLVRAVDSSLLDEWEALGAAERGEPLSTGAVPGDRAGADDSTGVERAFGADADGRVALTRNLHSFRVAVRREMFRRVEFMARDDVEGLARLDAASGWGEERWDEALARYWDEYDWIGSDTAARAIALAPLDESPDAQALAAAGVSERLVDVIERTGRRVWLATQIIEDPDGDHDWRLTALVDLEASNEAERAVIRLLSVGPRG
- the mmuM gene encoding homocysteine S-methyltransferase, translated to MEPAQTLPLSPGGGAVEGADDGSAPAPLARALGEGPVILDGAMGTELDARGVPTAQELWSALALVTAPRAVAAVHDSYLRAGARVLTTNSYQAALPALMRSGLSEPEARGAIASSARIALRAAARSRRERPDRVVLVAGSLGPYGAYLADGSEYTGAYALHAPDFEAVHVPRIEALAGEGIRLFAVETQPRLDEAQWIVRQVGRIAPGAECWVSFQTGDDGERLADGTPLAEAGAWADAEPGVAAVGVNCVAPGAVMPALGVLGGVTAKPLVAYPNSGDIYHPSTKTWTAAAPDQRFTAHARQWARAGARLIGGCCRTTPADTAVLARMFGLPTAAVGPEPRC
- a CDS encoding amino acid permease; translated protein: MNKRHLMMISFGGVIGTGLFLSTGYTINQAGPFGTILAYAIGAVIVHLVMMCLGELSVAMPFTGAFHLYARRFIGPATGFVTAVLYWLTWTVALGSEFTGAAIIMNGWFPGVPVWVWAALFIALILMLNMLSVRVFAEAETLLSGVKVVAIILFIVLGTAAVVGLLPYDGGGPGGTGGTGGTGDAAPLLSNLTGDGLFPNGLGAVFTTILAVNFAFSGTELIGITAGEVKDPGTTIPRAIHATLVRLVVFFIGSIVVIAALIPWQDAGVEESPFVTVLDGIGIPGAGDIMNVVILTAILSAANSGLYASTRMLWSLANEGTLPRALARTNRFGVPALAMGLSMIGGLAALLTSVYAASTVYLVLVSVSGLAVVLVWVAISASHLSFRRRWVAEGRSAGELAYRAPGYPWVPIAALVLTTASCLLIVFDPVQRPALGITAVFLVVCYGGYWAVARRVSL
- a CDS encoding peroxiredoxin encodes the protein MSTLAIGDTAPDFTLPDASGAEVGLAELRQRASAGVVVYFYPRASTPGCTKEACDFRDSLGAWKAAGYEVVGISPDSPAALKRFTEKQSLPFPLLSDPERAVMEAWGAWGKKKNYGRLVTGVIRSTVVVDTAGKVLLAKHNVKATGHVGRLRAELGID
- a CDS encoding ATP-grasp domain-containing protein: MSMPIVTLATSSDFPGLDEDDRALPDALRERGIEPRVAVWNEPGVDWSESDMVVLRSVRDYAKSDRYEDFLRWTRSVPRLANHPDVVAWNADKHYLRRLSEFGAPMIPTLWLEPDAGLSKHQVHCRFPAFGDFVVKPAISSGGRGTGRYTAIDAGSRSEAINDAMHHLSRGRTVMVQRYLEEVDRRGELSLVYFNGVLSHAVEKAPMLHPSFRSTDEVHEEIVTAREPSEQEWLWGERVRKALHQHIKERSGRDIQLLFNRVDVVEDGQGGFYLMEVSLIDAGLYLGSAPDALNNFADAIAQRVFW